The following are from one region of the Trichoderma breve strain T069 chromosome 5, whole genome shotgun sequence genome:
- a CDS encoding major facilitator superfamily domain-containing protein produces the protein MSVEKAPERDNVDGDSDQDDGPDSKAQAGVQNIEAITSVWTKSALGTAFVMIWVIYFVDSMQQGTTGNLTPWVTSAFQQHSLTPTVTVMSSIIGGVFKLTLAKVLDIFGRPQGYVLAIAFTTLGLIMMAGCNNVETYAAAQVFYWVGYNGLDYSLSIFLADTTSLRNRGLIFAYSSSPYIITTWLSGPISSAFLKGPGFRWGFGSFAIITPVITLPLFFLFMHYNKKAKQLGIIRPRESKGTFIQSLVYYGREFDIVGLLVLSGGLAMFLLPFNIYSYQSDGWKSPLIIGLLVGGFVALIVFAIWERFFAAVTFIPYSLLTDRTVIGANILASSVFVSFYIWDSYFLSFLQVVNGLNVTESSYVGNIYSIGSCLWAILVGFVIRYTGKFKPICLFFGVPVTILGVGLMIHFRQPDVNIGYIIMCQIFIAFAGGTIVICEQTAAMAATSHQYVAVVLAIEAMASSIGGAVGSTVAAAVWQAVFPKKLGQYLPESAQGNLTDIYGSLDVQLSYPMGSPERIAIQQAYGDSQKMMLIAGTAVLSLSVVGTAMWRNIDVREHKQVKGTVF, from the exons ATGTCCGTCGAAAAAGCCCCCGAGCGCGACAACGTCGACGGCG ACTCCGACCAGGATGACGGCCCCGATTCCAAGGCGCAGGCCGGTGTGCAGAAcatcgaggccatcaccTCCGTCTGGACCAAAAGCGCACTCGGGACTGCCTTTGTCATGATCTGGGTGATTTACTTTGTCGACAGCATGCAGCAAGGCACAACTGGAAACTTGACGCCCTGGGTCACGTCTGCCTTTCAGCAGCACTCCCTAACGCCGACTGTCACCGTCATGAGCAGCATCATAGGAGGTGTCTTCAAGTTGACCTTGGCCAAGGTCCTCGACATCTTTGGCCGTCCACAGGGTTATGTTCTCGCCATCGCGTTTACTACACTTGGCTTGATTATGATGGCTGGCTGCAATAACGTTGAGACCTACGCCGCTGCACAGGTATTCTATTGGGTTGGCTACAACGGCTTGGACTATTCGCTATCAATCTTCCTCGCAGATACAACATCTCTGCGCAATCG AGGCCTCATCTTCGCCTATAGTAGTTCGCCCTACATCATTACCACATGGCTCTCCGGTCCTATCTCCAGTGCCTTCTTGAAAGGACCCGGTTTCCGATGGGGGTTTGGTAGCTTCGCCATCATTACTCCGGTCATCACCCTGCcgcttttcttcctcttcatgcACTACAACAAGAAGGCGAAGCAGCTCGGCATAATCCGCCCGCGAGAAAGCAAGGGTACTTTTATCCAATCTTTGGTCTACTACGGTCGAGAGTTTGATATCGTTGGACTGCTTGTTCTGTCTGGAGGACTGGCTatgttcctcctccccttcaACATCTACTCCTACCAATCGGATGGATGGAAATCgcctctcatcatcggcctctTGGTTGGAGGATTCGTCGCTCTCATCGTGTTCGCCATTTGGGAACGGTTTTTTGCGGCCGTTACGTTTATTCCTTACTCTCTTCTCACGGACCGCACCGTTATTGGCGCCAATATCCTCGCTTCCTCTGTTTTCGTCAGCTTCTATATTTGGGACAGCTACTTCCTCAGCTTCCTCCAAGTGGTCAACGGGCTTAACGTTACTGAGTCGAGCTATGTTGGCAACATCTATAGCATAGG TTCCTGCTTGTGGGCAATCTTGGTCGGCTTCGTCATCCGCTATACTGGAAAGTTCAAGCccatctgcctcttctttggaGTCCCAGTCACCATTCTCGGCGTTGGCTTGATGATTCACTTCCGTCAGCCCGATGTTAACATAG GATACATTATCATGTGCCAAATCTTCATTGCCTTTGCTGGTGGCACCATTGTTATCTGCGAACAGAccgccgccatggcagcGACCTCTCACCAGTATGTTGCGGTTGTGCTGGCTATAGAGGCAATGGCTTCGTCTATTGGTGGTGCCGTTGGATCAACTGTCGCCGCTGCAGTGTGGCAAGCCGTTTTCCCCAAGAAATTGGGACAATATCTTCCTGAGTCCGCGCAAGGAAATCTTACAGACATCTACGGAAGTCTGGATGTTCAACTGTCATACCCGATGGGATCTCCCGAACGTATCGCTATTCAGCAGGCCTATGGTGATAGCCAGAAAATGATGCTGATTGCTGGTACTGCTGTGCTATCATTATCTGTCGTTGGCACGGCAATGTGGAGAAACATCGATGTAAGAGAGCACAAGCAGGTCAAGGGAACCGTCTTTTAG
- a CDS encoding pyridine nucleotide-disulfide oxidoreductase domain-containing protein, with amino-acid sequence MICSVPFSALKSSSPSIGVLTARTSFRQIAAQAVSSQQAKRWRTTSCCASNSSFSSINTRPNTSHRNLLSPVQLRGLHCSSHLRLATESTDIPAHAIMGSIPETVPVVRVFIAGGSYAGLSTAVNLLDLGDGLSPRMAREAYTHHPSVPKVNFQITIADERDGYYHLIGSPLALAESEYAKKAWVQFQDLPALQVPNVQFVQGSVSSVDCDSKTATVVDSITKVPVTHQYDYFVTATGLRRVWPVVPQSLTRKQYLLEVEAQIKALDEAKDGILIVGGGAVGIEMAAELKHVKPHLKVTLAHSRDKLLSSEPLPDECKDKALDLVKETGVDVLMSHRLASSTKVESPDGSSKYEVEFANGHKMTASAVVMALSKSISTASYLPSSATDSEGLVKIVPNMSFAPSTPNAASHFCAGDVAKWSGIKRCGAAMHGGHLVANNIHQLVLQQIAQHQPKFQELPEIPPMIGLAVGKNAVAYGPDEGVISGPEVMQAYFRDDLGWGICWDWMQLGGRKSDAKV; translated from the exons ATGATCTGCTCTGTACCATTCTCTGCATTGAAGTCATCGAGTCCTAGTATCGGCGTCTTGACGGCTCGGACATCGTTTCGGCAGATCGCGGCTCAAGCGGTTTCGTCGCAGCAGGCCAAGCGCTGGCGGACCACAAGCTGCTGCGCCAGCAATTCATCTTTTTCCTCGATCAACACTCGACCAAATACTAGCCATCGGAATCTCTTGAGCCCTGTCCAGCTGCGTGGCCTACACTGCTCCTCTCATCTCCGTCTTGCTACCGAGAGCACTGATATTCCAGCTCACGCCATTATGGGTTCGATTCCGGAGACTGTTCCTGTCGTGAGGGTCTTTATTGCTGGTGGTTCTTATGCCGGCCTCTCTACAGCTGTCAATTTGCTTGATCTAGGTGATGGCTTGTCACCACGCATGGCACGTGAGGCGTATACACACCACCCTAGTGTGCCGAAAGTGAACTTCCAAATCACCATTgctgatgagagagatggcTACT ATCACTTGATTGGCTCTCCATTGGCTCTGGCAGAATCGGAATACGCAAAGAAGGCCTGGGTCCAATTCCAAGATCTCCCTGCTCTGCAAGTCCCCAACGTCCAATTCGTTCAGGGCTCAGTGTCGAGCGTCGATTGCGATTCCAAGACAGCAACTGTTGTTGATAGCATCACTAAAGTGCCCGTCACTCACCAATACGACTACTTCGTCACCGCTACAGGCTTGAGGAGAGTGTGGCCCGTCGTGCCCCAGTCTTTGACTCGAAAGCAATACCTTCTTGAAGTTGAGGCGCAGATCAAGGCtctcgacgaggccaaggatggcattctcattgttggtggtggtgctgttGGCATTGAGATGGCTGCCGAGCTGAAGCATGTGAAGCCTCATCTCAAGGTAACTTTGGCGCACTCACGGGACAAGCTCTTGTCATCCGAGCCGTTGCCCGATGAATGCAAGGACAAGGCTTTGGACCTGGTCAAGGAAACTGGTGTCGACGTGTTGATGAGCCAtcgcttggcctcttctACCAAGGTCGAATCCCCTGATGGCTCATCGAAATATGAGGTCGAATTTGCGAATGGACATAAAATGACTGCTAGCGCGGTCGTCATGGCTCTCTCCAAGAGCATCTCGACGGCGTCATATCTCCCTTCGTCGGCCACCGATTCCGAAGGCCTCGTCAAGATCGTGCCAAA TATGAGCTTCGCTCCCAGCACCCCCAACGCCGCCTCCCATTTCTGCGCCGGCGACGTGGCCAAATGGTCCGGCATCAAGCGCTGCGGCGCCGCCATGCACGGCGGACACCTCGTTGCGAACAACATCCACCAGCTGGTACTGCAGCAGATTGCGCAGCACCAGCCCAAGTTCCAGGAACTGCCAGAGATTCCGCCCATGATTGGGTTGGCGGTGGGCAAGAATGCTGTTGCCTATGGGCCGGACGAGGGCGTTATTTCGGGTCCTGAGGTGATGCAGGCGTATTTCAGGGATGATTTGGGCTGGGGAA TTTGCTGGGATTGGATGCAGCTGGGAGGCCGAAAATCGGATGCCAAGGTGTAG
- a CDS encoding acetyltransferase (GNAT) domain-containing protein, producing MAAVSLSSIPPDQTVIKLPHPYHTEYTIQKTSVEPAADNNVEHYRLNIKPNASSGKKPPVELHAAHAVFTEPIDLKSSELPPTSNNSAWARARRSPCATVSWDTLTERPTLAQAWLILYVLFTTRPSTETLRLELTGANAIVLGQQLKDVALAIDHPLRPQEQPGPSTTTDSIVVVALRSTFWQGAGSPFGPRPVWCPEESSSALPSSNPLHSYPLTPLQHTMTITSAGDPQDPDRRQQTWHPIRPAKPAPGAVIYSRWIPHLQETFSMVSLDWQDAEHLRLFHEWQNDPRVSQGWNETGTLEQHREYLRKMHVDPHQVAVLAKWDDAYFAYFEIYWAKEDRLGSYYDAGDFDRGRHSLVGDVRFRGPHRVSAWWSSLMHYLYLDDPRTMYVVGEPKDSNSTVVMYDLIHGFGLDKFVDLPHKRSAFVRCHRDRFFQLCPLGDNEKAVGGMRIGLVPKL from the exons ATGGctgctgtttctctttcatcaATACCCCCTGATCAAACGGTGATCAAGCTTCCTCATCCTTATCACACCGAATACACCATCCAAAAAACCTCGGTCGAGCCAGCCGCAGACAACAATGTTGAACACTATCGTCTCAACATCAAGCCCAACGCCTCTTCCGGAAAGAAGCCTCCCGTAGAGCTTCACGCTGCCCACGCCGTCTTTACTGAGCCAATTGATCTCAAATCAAGCGAGCTGCCGCCGACCTCAAATAACAGCGCCTGGGCACGCGCTAGAAGATCACCATGCGCAACCGTGTCCTGGGATACTCTTACAGAGCGTCCTACTTTGGCGCAAGCGTGGCTGATACTCTATGTATTGTTTACCACGCGACCTTCTACAGAAACGCTCAGACTTGAGCTCACCGGCGCAAACGCCATTGTCTTGGGGCAGCAACTGAAGGATGTTGCGCTCGCCATTGACCACCCGCTTCGCCCTCAGGAGCAGCCTGGGCCATCCACAACGACAGATAGTATTGTCGTGGTGGCCTTGCGATCAACTTTCTGGCAAGGCGCTGGATCTCCTTTCGGTCCTCGACCTGTTTGGTGCCCCGAGGAGTCTTCATCGGCTCTGCCCTCATCCAACCCGTTGCACTCGTATCCCCTCACGCCTCTCCAGCATACAATGACGATTACTTCGGCCGGCGATCCTCAAGATCCTGATCGACGCCAGCAAACATGGCACCCAATTCGCCCCGCCAAGCCAGCTCCTGGCGCCGTCATCTATAGTCGATGGATCCCCCATTTGCAAGAGACGTTTTCGATGGTGTCGCTGGATTGGCAAGATGCTGAGCATTTGAGGCTCTTCCATGAGTGGCAGAATGATCCTCGTGTGTCGCAGGGTTGGAATGAGACGGGAACTCTGGAGCAACACCGAGAGTATCTACGAAAGATGCACGTTGATCCGCACCAAGTTGCCGTTCTGGCTAAGTGGGACGACGCCTACTTTGCATACTTTGAGATTTACTGGGCCAAG GAGGATCGGCTCGGAAGCTACTACGACGCCGGAGACTTTGACCGCGGCCGCCACTCCCTCGTTGGCGATGTCCGTTTCCGCGGCCCGCACAGAGTATCGGCATGGTGGAGCAGCTTGATGCATTACCTCTATCTGGATGATCCTCGAACCATGTATGTCGTGGGCGAGCCCAAGGACAGCAACTCGACAGTCGTCATGTACGATCTCATCCATGGCTTTGGCCTTGACAAGTTTGTCGACCTGCCGCACAAGCGCAGTGCTTTTGTGCGCTGCCACAGAGACCGATTCTTTCAGCTTTGTCCGTTGGGGGATAATGAGAAGGCTGTCGGTGGTATGAGGATTGGGCTGGTTCCGAAGTTGTAG
- a CDS encoding AMP-binding enzyme domain-containing protein — translation MDAPTAIQPDPTAPTQKLSLLHGPSDPPLVDLTLGELLELQTYQYGTKECLVIPWTGARWTYHELNQQSSALAQSLLNMGIGVGDRVGIMAGNCEQYAAVFFAVAKIGAILVILNNTYTATEAKYGLTFSDCKVFFVTRTIGRTDNTTLLQDLHNEASPIQVVILRGEGDKYPTYDELVKAGSRQSHEKLYRAMSKVLPHQVVNLQFTSGTTGLPKAAMLTHHNLVNNSRFIGDRMRLTHSDVLCCPPPLFHCFGLVLGLLAIVTHGGKIVYPAEVFDIPSTLRAISDEECTAIHGVPAMFDSLFQAEPPANFKCDKLRTGIIAGAPVPRYLMELLVNRFGMTEFTSSYGLTEASPTCFNAFTDDAITRRLTTVGTLMPHAQAKIVDRDGNIVPIGTRGELCMAGYQLQAGYWNNSEKTNETMIRDAAGVLWLHTGDEAVFDEEGYCSITGRFKDIIIRGGENIYPLEIEERLVAHPSISRAIVVGLKNKHYGEVVGAFVELGDNGNKLTDQEVRDWVRKTLGNHKAPAHVFWLGQDGVPADVPLTGSGKIRKFEMAKLGDEILSKMAKTSKL, via the exons ATGGACGCTCCAACAGCCATCCAGCCAGATCCTACAGCGCCTACCCAGAAGCTTTCTCTGCTCCATGGCCCATCTGATCCTCCTCTCGTCGACCTGACTCtcggcgagctgctcgagctcCAGACCTACCAATATGGCACCAAAGAGTGCCTCGTTATTCCATGGACAGGCGCGCGATGGACATATCACGAACTCAACCAGCAAAGCTCGGCTTTGGCCCAATCTCTACTCAATATGGGCATTGGCGTCGGTGACCGTGTCGGCATAATGGCTGGCAACTGTGAGCAATACGCCGCAGTTTTCTTTGCCGTCGCCAAGATCGGtgccatcctcgtcatcttgaaCAACACTTACACGGCGACCGAAGCAAAGTACGGCCTCACCTTTTCCGATTGCAAGGTCTTTTTTGTGACTCGTACAATTGGCCGGACGGACAACACGACGCTGTTGCAGGATTTGCATAATGAAGCTTCTCCCATCCAGGTTGTGATCTTGAGGGGGGAGGGCGACAAATACCCAACGTATGATGAGCTCGTCAAAGCGGGTTCTCGACAAAGCCACGAGAAGCTGTATAGAGCTATGAGCAAGGTCCTTCCTCACCAAGTTGTCAATCTGCAGTTTACAAGCGGCACAACGGGTTTACCAAAGGCAGCAATGCTAACACATCA TAATCTGGTCAACAATTCTCGATTCATCGGTGACAGAATGCGCCTGACACATTCAGACGTCCTGTGCtgcccgccgccgctcttcCACTGCTTCGGCCTTGTCCTCGGCCTCCTGGCCATCGTCACTCACGGCGGCAAGATTGTCTACCCAGCAGAGGTATTTGACATTCCTTCTACACTCAGGGCCATTTCCGACGAAGAGTGCACTGCTATCCACGGAGTTCCGGCCATGTTTGATTCCTTGTTCCAGGCCGAACCCCCGGCCAACTTCAAGTGCGACAAGCTCCGCACGGGCATCATTGCTGGCGCCCCGGTTCCGCGATACTTGATGGAGCTTCTGGTCAACCGCTTTGGTATGACCGAGTTTACTAGCAGTTATGGTCTCACGGAAGCTTCACCTACATGCTTCAATGCATTCACGGACGACGCGATaacaaggagattgacgaCAGTTGGGACACTGATGCCACACGCGCAGGCCAAGATTGTTGATCGCGACGGTAACATTGTGCCGATTGGCACTCGAGGCGAGCTTTGTATGGCTGGATATCAGCTACAGGCTGGATACTGGAACAATTCGGAAAAGACTAATGAGACAATGATTCGCGACGCGGCGGGAGTGCTGTGGCTACATACTGGTGATGAGGCCGtgtttgatgaagagggtTACTGCTCCATCACAGGAAGATTCAAAGACATCATTATCAGAG GTGGTGAGAACATCTATCCCCTAGAAATCGAAGAGCGCCTCGTGGCCCATCCTTCCATTTCTCgcgccatcgtcgtcggcctcAAGAACAAACACTACGGAGAGGTTGTCGGAGCGTTCGTGGAGCTTGGCGACAACGGCAACAAGTTGACAGACCAAGAAGTCAGAGATTGGGTTCGCAAGACGCTGGGCAATCACAAAGCACCGGCGCATGTGTTTTGGCTGGGCCAGGATGGCGTGCCTGCGGATGTGCCTCTGACGGGAAGCGGAAAGATTCGCAAGTTTGAGATGGCCAAGCTGGGAGATGAGATTTTGAGTAAGATGGCGAAGACTTCGAAGCTGTAG